One stretch of Armigeres subalbatus isolate Guangzhou_Male chromosome 2, GZ_Asu_2, whole genome shotgun sequence DNA includes these proteins:
- the LOC134209428 gene encoding LOW QUALITY PROTEIN: uncharacterized protein LOC134209428 (The sequence of the model RefSeq protein was modified relative to this genomic sequence to represent the inferred CDS: substituted 1 base at 1 genomic stop codon) yields MISFGRNLKAVITGGARGIGFSTAKELLRSGVSKILILDLGEKMDSLRWKELSACNPTAEIFYSTCDVTKKQDLENVLRKDAVQWLGYIDILINCAGIIDENDPARCIATNLTALINCSMITLDLMTIEKQGHGGTIVNIASVAGLEGLPSFAVYCASKSGVIGFTRSIGMNSVYDLTGVKMVAICPGATNTNMIQETLTMSFPALTPQLAQLLQNIKLQEPSAVAKAVVQIIVEGKPGSIWISANDGITEVESKPNAHLXILIPVSKRQLLLEPTFQVVLANELLYPQMVQCSSTASSFEKETPIFIEVINMTLEGKAAVVIGGSGGIGVEMCKHLLTSGLSKLAILDINEPASDIIASIKVCNAASEVIAAKCDITNKSNLEDVIRKQVLGRFGYFDLLVNSAGTVDERNPERLIAINLIGVINSSLMAMSLMSKEQSGGKGGMIVNISSIAGLEPTPFLSVYSASKFGVTGFTRSLSGKLFYSRTGVKCITICPGITDSTLLSKFFEGEDLLFPWMSTIGPEVKKCPSQSASAVGECLVKAVLDGENGAVWVVNDGMAYKLEISANKFIPCIE; encoded by the exons ATGATAAGCTTCGGTAGG AATCTAAAAGCCGTCATCACTGGAGGCGCTAGGGGAATTGGCTTCAGCACGGCCAAGGAGCTGCTTAGGAGTGGAGTTTCG aaaattcttaTATTGGATCTCGGAGAAAAAATGGATTCACTGAGGTGGAAGGAACTCAGCGCTTGCAATCCAACTGCAGAAATATTCTACAGTACATGTGACGTAACGAAAAAGCAAGATCTGGAGAATGTTCTGCGAAAAGATGCTGTACAATGGTTAGGTTACATAGACATTCTCATTAATTGCGCTGGAATCATTGACGAAAATGATCCGGCTCGATGCATTGCAACAAATTTG ACGGCGTTAATAAACTGTTCCATGATCACTTTAGATTTGATGACTATAGAAAAACAGGGCCATGGCGGTACTATAGTGAATATTGCATCAGTCGCCGGTTTGGAAGGTTTACCAAGTTTTGCAGTTTACTGTGCTTCAAAAAGCGGGGTTATTGGTTTCACCAGATCTATTGGG ATGAACTCAGTCTATGATCTAACGGGAGTCAAAATGGTTGCTATTTGCCCTGGGGCTACGAATACGAACATGATTCAAGAAACATTGACTATGAGTTTTCCTGCATTAACACCCCAGTTGGCGCAACTTCTTCAAAACATTAAATTGCAAGA gCCTTCAGCTGTAGCAAAAGCAGTTGTGCAAATCATCGTCGAAGGAAAACCGGGATCAATTTGGATTTCCGCCAATGATGGTATTACGGAAGTGGAAAGTAAACCAAACGCGCATCTTTGAATACTGATACCTGTTTCAAAAAGAcaa CTGCTTCTTGAGCCAACATTTCAAGTGGTGCTGGCGAATGAATTATTATATCCCCAAATGG TGCAGTGTTCCAGTACTGCATCGTCATTTGAGAAAGAAACACCGATTTTTATAGAGGTAATCAATATGACTCTAGAAGGAAAAGCGGCCGTTGTCATTGGAGGATCCGGTGGAATTGGAGTGGAAATGTGCAAGCATTTGCTAACCAGTGGACTATCT AAATTAGCCATCCTGGACATAAATGAACCTGCGAGTGATATAATAGCTAGCATAAAGGTCTGCAATGCTGCATCAGAGGTTATAGCGGCAAAATGTGACATCACGAACAAGTCGAATTTGGAGGACGTGATCCGCAAGCAAGTGCTGGGGAGGTTTGGATACTTCGATTTACTTGTCAACTCGGCAGGAACCGTGGACGAGCGTAATCCAGAGCGGTTAATTGCCATCAATTTG ATAGGTGTTATAAACAGCTCGCTGATGGCAATGAGCCTGATGTCCAAGGAGCAATCTGGTGGTAAGGGAGGCATGATTGTGAACATATCTTCCATTGCTGGTTTGGAACCCACGCCTTTCTTGAGTGTGTACTCAGCATCCAAGTTTGGTGTAACCGGTTTCACTCGAAGTCTGTCG GGTAAACTATTCTACAGCCGAACTGGGGTGAAATGCATAACTATTTGCCCAGGAATAACGGATAGCACTTTGTTGTCTAAATTCTTTGAAGGAGAAGATCTGCTGTTTCCTTGGATGAGTACAATAGGTCCGGAAGTGAAAAAGTGTCCATCGCAGAG TGCAAGTGCCGTTGGTGAATGTCTCGTTAAAGCCGTTCTCGATGGAGAAAATGGTGCAGTGTGGGTTGTTAACGATGGCATGGCCTATAAATTGGAAATTTCAGCTAATAAATTTATACCATGTATAGAGTAG